From a single Brassica napus cultivar Da-Ae chromosome C9, Da-Ae, whole genome shotgun sequence genomic region:
- the LOC106353610 gene encoding cytochrome P450 71B14, with amino-acid sequence MSLWYIIVAIVFSAFVLVAKKTRKTKKKLPPGPPRLPIIGNLHQLGSKPHRTMLKLSAKYGSLMSLKFGDVSTVVASSPETVKDVLKTFDADCCSRPYLTYPARVSYNLNDLAFSPYSKYWRQVRKMTVIELYTAKRVKSFRHIREEEVASFVDFIKQSASLANPVNLNKKLMKLSGSVICRVGFGMNLKGSKLENTYEEVIQGTMEVLGSFAAADYFPVIGKLIDRITGLHSKCEKVFKAMDAFFDQSIKHHLEDESLKDDIIALLLKMERGETGLGEFQLTRNHTKGILLNVLIAGIDTSGHTITWVMTHLIANPRVLKKVQAEVREVIKNKNDITEEDIEKMEYLKMVIKETFRINPLVPILVPREASKDIKMGGYDIPKKTWIHVNIWAVHRNPNVWKDPESFIPERFMNNEIDYKGLDFELLPFGSGRRMCPGMGMGMALVHLTLINLLYRFDWKLPEGMEAKDVDLEESYGLVCPKKVPLRLIPVPTTWT; translated from the exons ATGAGTTTGTGGTATATCATCGTTGCAATCGTCTTCTCTGCATTTGTACTCGTTGCAAAGAAGACCagaaagacaaagaaaaaactACCTCCCGGACCACCAAGACTTCCTATAATTGGCAACTTGCACCAATTAGGATCCAAACCTCATCGTACCATGCTCAAGTTATCTGCAAAATATGGATCTCTAATGTCCCTCAAGTTCGGAGACGTGTCTACCGTCGTGGCATCAAGTCCGGAGACAGTGAAGGATGTCTTAAAGACGTTCGACGCAGATTGTTGTTCGCGACCTTATTTGACTTATCCTGCAAGAGTTTCATACAATTTAAATGATCTCGCCTTTTCTCCATATAGCAAATATTGGAGGCAAGTACGGAAGATGACGGTTATTGAACTCTACACCGCAAAAAGGGTCAAATCTTTTCGACatataagagaagaagaagttgctTCCTTCGTCGATTTCATAAAGCAGTCTGCTTCACTGGCCAACCCGGTTAACTTGAACAAGAAGTTAATGAAATTGTCTGGAAGTGTGATTTGTAGAGTCGGATTTGGGATGAATCTTAAAGGGAGCAAACTCGAGAATACTTATGAGGAAGTCATTCAAGGAACCATGGAGGTGTTGGGGAGTTTTGCTGCAGCTGATTACTTCCCGGTCATTGGTAAATTAATCGATAGGATCACAGGGTTACATAGCAAATGTGAGAAGGTTTTTAAAGCAATGGATGCATTTTTTGATCAATCTATAAAGCATCACCTAGAAGATGAGAGCCTTAAGGATGATATCATTGCCTTGCTTCTCAAAATGGAAAGGGGAGAGACTGGACTTGGGGAGTTTCAACTTACACGAAACCACACCAAAGGAATTCTTCTT AATGTGCTTATTGCTGGAATAGACACTTCTGGCCACACGATAACATGGGTGATGACTCATTTGATTGCAAACCCAAGAGTTCTGAAGAAAGTCCAAGCAGAGGTGAGAgaagttataaaaaataaaaatgatattacAGAAGAAGATATAGAGAAAATGGAGTATCTCAAAATGGTGATTAAAGAAACATTTAGGATAAACCCACTTGTGCCAATTCTAGTTCCAAGAGAGGCCTCGAAAGATATAAAGATGGGAGGTTACGACATTCCAAAGAAGACATGGATCCATGTCAACATATGGGCTGTTCACAGGAATCCAAACGTTTGGAAAGATCCAGAATCCTTCATCCCCGAGAGGTTCATGAACAATGAGATCGACTATAAAGGTCTAGACTTTGAGTTGTTGCCGTTTGGTAGTGGAAGGAGGATGTGCCCTGGTATGGGTATGGGTATGGCTTTGGTACACTTAACTCTTATCAATCTTCTTTACCGTTTCGATTGGAAGCTTCCAGAAGGAATGGAGGCAAAAGATGTTGATCTTGAAGAATCATATGGACTTGTCTGTCCTAAGAAAGTTCCACTTCGCCTTATCCCGGTTCCAACAACATGGACTTGA
- the LOC106355765 gene encoding uncharacterized protein LOC106355765 has protein sequence MTSQVEADHQISFSAADTRGISMPHNDPLIDIGIGECQVTKVLVDTGSSVDLIFRDTLDKMGIDLRDMKPSSRTLTGFNGSSEQMIGTIRHPIYAGDVTRTVKFSVIRAKAPYNAILGTPWLHSMKAIPSTYHQCIKFPGKDGTTQTIRGDQRAARKLLIAAVKLQQSTSLVNSVAKPIHKVFPQKEEIREVPIDETDPSKVVRVGAFLSDEMQSQIISFLKTNASTFAWTTSDMKGIDPAVTFHESNVDLTFKPIRQKRRKLGPEWSKAVNEEVDRLLDAGFITEVQYPEWLANPVVVKKKNGKWRICVDFTDLSKACPKDSYPLPHIDRLVESTASSELLTFMDAFSGYNQILMHPDDREKTGFITDRGTYCYKVIPFSLKNTGKTYQRLVNRMIADKLGDTMEVYIDDMLVKSLHSENHLDHLQDCFKTLNKYGMKFNPAKQCHELGTRSTFDVSTTKQTPKRANDSPVTFTRLKKEEKTE, from the coding sequence ATGACCTCACAAGTTGAGGCTGACCATCAGATCTCTTTCTCAGCAGCTGATACTCGCGGCATCAGCATGCCGCACAATGATCCACTCATTGATATTGGGATTGGCGAATGCCAGGTCACGAAGGTTCTCGTCGACACCGGCAGTTCGGTAGACCTTATCTTTCGGGATACGCTCGACAAGATGGGAATCGACTTACGCGACATGAAGCCTTCTTCACGCACTCTCACCGGGTTCAATGGTTCCTCGGAACAGATGATCGGGACAATACGTCACCCAATTTACGCAGGGGACGTAACCCGAACCGTTAAGTTCTCCGTCATTCGGGCAAAAGCGCCTTACAACGCTATCCTCGGCACCCCATGGTTGCACTCCATGAAAGCCATTCCCTCGACTTATCACCAGTGTATTAAATTCCCTGGGAAGGACGGAACAACACAGACGATCCGTGGAGACCAGCGAGCCGCGAGGAAGCTGCTTATCGCCGCAGTCAAGCTACAACAGTCAACTTCTCTCGTCAACTCAGTCGCCAAGCCAATTCATAAGGTCTTTCCCCAGAAGGAGGAAATTCGGGAAGTCCCCATTGATGAAACTGACCCGTCAAAGGTTGTGCGCGTCGGAGCCTTTCTCTCCGACGAAATGCAATCACAAATCATCTCCTTCCTCAAAACGAACGCTTCGACTTTCGCATGGACAACTTCTGATATGAAGGGAATAGACCCGGCGGTGACCTTTCACGAGTCGAACGTTGACCTGACGTTCAAGCCTATCCGACAAAAAAGACGGAAGCTCGGACCAGAGTGGTCTAAAGCTGTGAACGAGGAGGTCGACAGGCTTCTCGACGCAGGCTTCATCACAGAGGTACAGTATCCGGAATGGCTGGCCAATCCCGTCGTGGTAAAGAAaaagaacgggaagtggcgcATTTGCGTCGACTTCACCGATCTAAGCAAAGCATGTCCCAAGGACAGCTACCCACTCCCTCACATCGATCGCTTGGTAGAATCAACGGCCAGTAGCGAACTCTTAACATTTATGGACGCCTTCTCGGGGTACAACCAAATCCTGATGCACCcggacgatcgcgagaagacgggCTTCATAACAGATAGGGGGACATACTGCTACAAAGTCATTCCTTTCAGCTTGAAGAACACAGGGAAAACTTACCAGCGTCTAGTCAACCGAATGATCGCTGATAAGCTTGGCGACACTATGGAAGtttacatcgacgacatgctggtcAAATCACTTCATTCCGAGAATCACCTCGACCATCTGCAAGACTGTTTCAAAACGCTAAATAAGTATGGGATGAAGTTCAACCCGGCGAAGCAGTGCCACGAGCTTGGAACTCGAAGCACCTTCGACGTTTCCACAACTAAACAAACACCAAAGAGAGCGAATGACTCCCCAGTCACATTCACTCgtctaaaaaaagaagaaaaaacagagTAA